The genomic window GGTTTGTTCTATTGACTTATCGGCATTCTCGGCAATTATGTTTGGAATTTCATATTCGATTTTACCATTTATCCATATCGGTATTTTGTAATTATTTTTTCTGGCGTCTTCGGCAACTTTTTCGGCGGCTCTTCTTAAGGCTTTTATGCCGAGAAGAGCATACTTATTGTGTTTTTTCATGCCGATGGATCCTTCTCTTCGAGAATTGTTGGAATTTTGTTAGAGGTATCAAGAACTATCCAAGAGTCTGCTAATTGTTTGGTGACAAGGATACAATCACGGGTGAGAGCACATGAGGCGATGATAAGATCAAAATCATCATGCCGGGTTCCTTTTGCTTCCAATCCGCTTTTCAGGCGGGCAAAAATTTTAGCACTGTCAGGTGTTGCGTGAATGATGTTTATGCCACTTTCCAGCGCGCGAATCTTAGCTAGATTTGCATCGACTTGTTGAGATTTATATGCACCATAGTTGGCCATATGTCAATGGTTGAAATGGGTTTATAACTTTTACACCAGTTATTGATTGGCCAGAATTAAAATCTTCACTGAACAGGGTTTTGCATTTTGAGATATTGGCGGCAGCGATGATTAATGCGTCCCAATATGAAATCATGTTATCGTGTTGGATGTCGAGGGCTGTTTTGACGTGAAAATAGTCAATGGCCTGGATGGGAATAATTTTTAGTATTTCAATTTCCTCTTGAACTTGTTCAAAAGAGAGAGGAAGTCTAATTTTTTTCGTTACGGTTACATGTTGGTGCCTGTCGATAAATACAAGTATTTGGCCAGAGTTTTTAGGCGTCAGTAGTGTCCGGTTAGTTAATTGCAGTAACTATTTTGCTACAAATGGCCTTAATAAGTACGCAAGCAAAAGTGGATGCAAGTAATCCACCGCCGTCATCCCGGTATGTTGTTAGCCGGGATCCAGGAAATCCCCCAGGGCACTTATGGATCGGAGTCGGAGTTTATGCCCCTGTCGTTGAGGGTGCTACCTCCGGTTTAGAGCATACCGGACGAACAAAAAAAGATTGCGCAAGATTGTAACCGGAACTACTGCCGGGATGTAGTTAACCGGAGTCCTTTTTTAGAGTTATACGATATATTTTGAGATTTGCTGGGTGTTTTTAACGGAGACTCCGGCGTCTACAGCAAATTTTCTCCAACTGGAAATGCTTGTTGATACCTCGTCGAGTATCTGATTTGCCTGAAGAGGCGGACGATATCTTCATGATTTTTCGTTAGAATACTTGTGGCTTTGAAAAGATCGGAATAATCACAACTTGGAATACGGAAATCAGTATGGATGAGGTTTCCAAAGGAATGAACATGTCGGCGGCGATTATTTTTTTCACGGTCAAAACGTTTGACACCGAAAAAACGATCGTTATTGGCAGCTTCAAAAAGGTGTGTTCTCGGCATCTCCAGCCCCGCAGAACGGGCCATTGAAGAGTATGCATATTCAGTAGGGCCTGCATCTTTCTGGTCTTCCCGGGCAGAAAATTTAACTATCCAGTGTTCAAAATCATTCGGCAGGTCCTTTTCTCCAGAAATAATCTCGTTTGTAGTTGGGTTATAGCCAACCAGTACCTTGTGGAATATACGTCGAGTTCTCGTGTCGTATCAGCCACCTTAAATTCGTCCTCTTTTGGGGATGGTTATACTGGTTTGGGTTTTTAGCTCTGCCATGGTAGTTGCTTCAGGCTGCATTTTACTGGGATAGTGGCTTATATGTTGTCCAATATGTTGAAATTAAAAATTCCTATACAATTGGTTTTTGGGATGCGTGTATTG from Desulfobulbaceae bacterium includes these protein-coding regions:
- a CDS encoding HipA domain-containing protein — its product is MFHKVLVGYNPTTNEIISGEKDLPNDFEHWIVKFSAREDQKDAGPTEYAYSSMARSAGLEMPRTHLFEAANNDRFFGVKRFDREKNNRRRHVHSFGNLIHTDFRIPSCDYSDLFKATSILTKNHEDIVRLFRQIRYSTRYQQAFPVGENLL